The nucleotide sequence GATTCACCTCTACAAGGTCTATAGCATTAAGTCTATTAGTTCTATATAGTTCCTCCATTAAATGAATAGCTTCTCTTAAAGATAATCCACCACGTACTAAAATATATGAAttgtaaatacataaaaaaaagtgatatatatttgaataaaaaccaTTTACCAGGAGTTCCTGTACATGGTGCTTCCAATGGATCTAACGAATCAATATCAAAACTAACATGCAGTGACTTTGATTCATTAGGATCTATTTTGTTTAATGCCATGTAAACAACATCGTGAATACCTGAAATCAAAGTATGAATTAACAAATAATTGAtagatattataaaaaatttataatattaccaTATCTTTCAACATCTTCGATACCAAAAGCAGTTataccaaatttttcaataactaATCTTTCATAAGAATCTACAGACCTTAATCCAATATAAGCTACATTTCTAATAGATAGCCtgtaagtaaataattttaaccctttttaaaatattctttgagTCATACTTTAGAATAgttagtttaaataattaaatatttatcaaagtTACATAGGTTGTTGCCAATCCATGCCTGGCAAATGTGGCCAGTAATCAGCTAATTCAGATGTTAATAGTGCTACAGGCATTCCATGAACATTTCCACTTTCGCTGGTCTTGTTGGTATTAAGATCTGCATGAGCATCAACCCAAATTACACCTACATCCTTCTTTTCCTTTAAAATGCCATGTGGTGTCCCATACCATAAATTAAGAAACATACTAGTATCAAGTGTAATGTCTTCTTTCATACTATACCTTAACATGACCATCTATGGTTCCAATACCTAAACTATGATCACCACCTAGAGTTAATACTCTACGACCTTCTTTTAAAACTTTTTGAACTTGTTCAGATAAACAGCTTGTACATCCAGCAACGTCGCCTAAGTGTGACATATTGTTTACACCATCCACATTTTTAACTTTATATAAGATATCACCATAATCTTTAACATCCAAGCCTTACGTAATTCAACAACAcataaacatgaaacattattttcaaatatttttaaagtatgATAAATATTACTAGTTACCTAAAGATTTTAATTCTTCCACTAATCCAGCTGCCCTGATCACTCTTGGGCCATATGCTACACCCTCTTTATGCTACAttgattaataaatgttttaagtaaaaaaataatcaCATTATTGTTTGTTGTGACAGTTACCTGCCCCTTTTCAAACGGTACACCAATTATTCCGATTTTTCCATAATTACGACTTCCAGATCTGATAACgatattttgtattttcgtCAACTTATTCATTTTGAATATGACGTTTCAGCTTCAGATTTAACACAATACTGAATATTTATTGACCTGTGACCTCGGAATGTCGTAATACAGATAACATTGTGGCAACTTATCTTTTATAGGATTATAAGAAAACTGAAGAAATGTTTTAAATGATTACTACTTGGAAACActtgtaacattttatatttattatttttcattctattttaatattcaacacataggtgtaattattttaaagatATAATAACGACTTCGATAGTCAAGGCGGTATAAAAAATGTTGATTCCAATAGTTCTTTCTACTCTACTTAGCACTTATTTTGGACCAATCATGTTCTCAGGTTTAACCCATTGATCAAACTGTTCAGCAGTTATGCCATTCTTTAGTGCCGATTCTTTCAATGTAAGATTTTCTTTGTGTGCTTGTTTCGCAATTGCAGCAGCCTATAATAtaatgtgtaataaatattacattaaaaaatttcagtaaattttctttttatatatattaactTTAAATACCTTATCGTAACCAACATGTGGATTCAATGCCGTGACAAGCATTAAACTCTCATTTAGAAGTTGTTTAATTCTATCTGTATTGGGTTTAATGCCAACAACACAATTTTTGGTAAACGAAGCGCTAGCATCACCCAAAAGTCTTGCAGATCTTAATGTATTTGCAACAATTAGaggtttaaatacatttaattcaAAATGACCATTGCTTCCACCCACAGTTACAGCAACCTGATTACCCATTACTTGAGAACAGACCATAGTTAATGCTTCACATTGCGTCGGATTAACTTTCCCGGGCATTATTGAACTTCCTGGTTCATTTTCAGGAAGTGATAATTCTCCTAATCCACAACGAGGTCCACTTCCCAAAAATCGAATATCATTAGCAATctaaataataaaagagtattaactttaactaaaaatttgatcaatatttttaatttttttcaaatgtaCCTTCATAAGTGAAACTGCTACAGTATTAAGTGCACCATGCACTTCTACCATAGCATCATGTGCAGCTAaagcttcaaatttatttgGAGCTGTTACAAAAGGTAAACCCGTAATTTCTGCTATTCTCTTTGCTGCTTTCTCTGCAAAACCTTTTCGAGTATTCAGTCCTGTACCTACTGCGGTACCGCCAAGTGCTAATTCATATAGTCGCGGAAGAGTATCAGATACTCTTTTCATACTATTGCAAACTTGTGTTGCATAACCTATGTgttatgattatttttattaataaatacaatagaaagtatattaaaaaagaTCGTAATATTAACCTGAGAATTCTTGTCCTAATGTCAAAGGCACAGCATCTTGAGTATGAGTTCTACCAATTTTTATGATATCTTTCCATGCTTGAGCTTTTTCATTTAAAGCCTCATACAATTTCTCTAATCCAGGAAGTAATACTTTATTGATTTCTAAAGCAACAGCTATGTGCATAGCAGTTGGAAATGTATCATTGCTACTTTGAGATTTGTTTACATGATCATTTGGATGCACAGGTTTCTTTGAACCAAGCTCACCACCGAGCAATTCAATTGCACGATTTGAGATTACCTAAACACAAATGATGAACTatttagaaactttatttgATTCAATCATTTAGTATCTAATTACCTCATTAGTATTCATATTGGTTTGTGTACCAGAACCTGTCTGCCAAATTACTAATGGAAAATGATCATTATAAAGTTTTCCAGATATAACATCATCAGCAGCTTTGCTTATTGCATCTGCTATTTTCGGATCTAAATCAAATTCCTTATTTACCTCCGCTGCAGCTTTTTTTAATATGCCCATTGCAACAATAACTCCATACTAGAAagatttaacaaataaaatataataatcaacTGATTACCTTTCTTAAGTTAATAGGTTAGTAAGTAAAATATTACGGTTTCTTACAGGCATTCGTTCAAAGGTGTCaccaattggaaaatttatcatTGATCGCATTGTTTGTGCTCCATAATATTTGTCAGCAGGAACTTTTAATTCCCCAAAAGTGTCCCTTTCAATTCGATAACCTTTACCAGAAtcctgtaattttaatattaaatattgttaagaCATTAAAAACAAGATTATAAGGCAAATAGCTTGTTATTTATATACcatgataaaaaaatttaatcatgTAACACCGCACAAcagttaaaattttgtaatgaatATTAACAGTCTGAGCAGTGGAAATTGAAGGTCAGTCATAAAAAAGCCAGTTATTCAAGATAACATATATGTGTAAGTAACATACACATGTGATTTTTCAGATAAGCATATATGGATTCATATTTAATGCAAAAAAAATACAAAGCTCATTATTATtcgattataattataatgtgaAAACTAATTTctttaaagttaaaattttatttgattataAATTTACCTACATCACTTTTCTTAATTTACAGATAAAaaagtatataataattttaaataaagataaacaaattattgcataccatttttgttttaattcggCCGCTGTACTcccgtttaaaaaatattttccgtCTTACACATAATCAAATTGATT is from Megachile rotundata isolate GNS110a chromosome 2, iyMegRotu1, whole genome shotgun sequence and encodes:
- the arg gene encoding arginase isoform X2; translation: MNKLTKIQNIVIRSGSRNYGKIGIIGVPFEKGQHKEGVAYGPRVIRAAGLVEELKSLGLDVKDYGDILYKVKNVDGVNNMSHLGDVAGCTSCLSEQVQKVLKEGRRVLTLGGDHSLGIGTIDGHVKEKKDVGVIWVDAHADLNTNKTSESGNVHGMPVALLTSELADYWPHLPGMDWQQPMLSIRNVAYIGLRSVDSYERLVIEKFGITAFGIEDVERYGIHDVVYMALNKIDPNESKSLHVSFDIDSLDPLEAPCTGTPVRGGLSLREAIHLMEELYRTNRLNAIDLVEVNPHIGNQRDVNFTVEAAIHIIQAGFGYTRRGLKVPKVDGFQLTDLH
- the LOC100877031 gene encoding fumarate hydratase, mitochondrial isoform X2, giving the protein MDSGKGYRIERDTFGELKVPADKYYGAQTMRSMINFPIGDTFERMPYGVIVAMGILKKAAAEVNKEFDLDPKIADAISKAADDVISGKLYNDHFPLVIWQTGSGTQTNMNTNEVISNRAIELLGGELGSKKPVHPNDHVNKSQSSNDTFPTAMHIAVALEINKVLLPGLEKLYEALNEKAQAWKDIIKIGRTHTQDAVPLTLGQEFSGYATQVCNSMKRVSDTLPRLYELALGGTAVGTGLNTRKGFAEKAAKRIAEITGLPFVTAPNKFEALAAHDAMVEVHGALNTVAVSLMKIANDIRFLGSGPRCGLGELSLPENEPGSSIMPGKVNPTQCEALTMVCSQVMGNQVAVTVGGSNGHFELNVFKPLIVANTLRSARLLGDASASFTKNCVVGIKPNTDRIKQLLNESLMLVTALNPHVGYDKAAAIAKQAHKENLTLKESALKNGITAEQFDQWVKPENMIGPK
- the arg gene encoding arginase isoform X1, with translation MNKLTKIQNIVIRSGSRNYGKIGIIGVPFEKGQHKEGVAYGPRVIRAAGLVEELKSLGLDVKDYGDILYKVKNVDGVNNMSHLGDVAGCTSCLSEQVQKVLKEGRRVLTLGGDHSLGIGTIDGHVKEKKDVGVIWVDAHADLNTNKTSESGNVHGMPVALLTSELADYWPHLPGMDWQQPMLSIRNVAYIGLRSVDSYERLVIEKFGITAFGIEDVERYGIHDVVYMALNKIDPNESKSLHVSFDIDSLDPLEAPCTGTPVRGGLSLREAIHLMEELYRTNRLNAIDLVEVNPHIGNQRDVNFTVEAAIHIIQAGFGYTRRGLKVPKGITDMPLQTFR
- the LOC100877031 gene encoding fumarate hydratase, mitochondrial isoform X1, translating into MTLNLIRTSFVSHGLREFKESSSFLMLNLSFRTSAVYKGSKDSGKGYRIERDTFGELKVPADKYYGAQTMRSMINFPIGDTFERMPYGVIVAMGILKKAAAEVNKEFDLDPKIADAISKAADDVISGKLYNDHFPLVIWQTGSGTQTNMNTNEVISNRAIELLGGELGSKKPVHPNDHVNKSQSSNDTFPTAMHIAVALEINKVLLPGLEKLYEALNEKAQAWKDIIKIGRTHTQDAVPLTLGQEFSGYATQVCNSMKRVSDTLPRLYELALGGTAVGTGLNTRKGFAEKAAKRIAEITGLPFVTAPNKFEALAAHDAMVEVHGALNTVAVSLMKIANDIRFLGSGPRCGLGELSLPENEPGSSIMPGKVNPTQCEALTMVCSQVMGNQVAVTVGGSNGHFELNVFKPLIVANTLRSARLLGDASASFTKNCVVGIKPNTDRIKQLLNESLMLVTALNPHVGYDKAAAIAKQAHKENLTLKESALKNGITAEQFDQWVKPENMIGPK